One stretch of Streptomyces sp. R21 DNA includes these proteins:
- a CDS encoding chaplin — translation MNTAKKAALIFAAAGMAAGAASGSAFAHGGDGASAEGVAVKSPGVASGNVVQVPVDIPVNACGNTVDVIGALNPAFGNTCVNE, via the coding sequence ATGAACACTGCCAAGAAGGCCGCTCTGATTTTCGCCGCCGCCGGAATGGCCGCTGGTGCCGCTTCGGGCAGCGCCTTCGCCCACGGTGGTGACGGCGCCAGTGCCGAGGGCGTCGCGGTCAAGTCCCCCGGTGTCGCTTCCGGAAACGTCGTCCAGGTCCCCGTGGACATCCCGGTCAACGCATGCGGCAACACCGTCGACGTCATCGGCGCACTGAACCCGGCATTCGGGAACACCTGTGTGAACGAGTGA
- a CDS encoding DUF5949 family protein: MTSTSSETRPLRAADLGTLAVMAFSGEAPDGDMPYLLAYSLGDGENGPEGSSEAVTQLLRDNGLPVGDKLVDGSRNPSLPLTLLVEAGQAVVNMPHLNAQCIVPPEWLAAVGERGYAYFLFATRAWPEAVPGRPVAPESLTAFAGDEETLTSAAHILLPARSLRG, encoded by the coding sequence GTGACCTCAACCTCAAGCGAAACGCGCCCGCTCCGAGCCGCCGATCTCGGCACGCTCGCCGTCATGGCGTTCAGCGGTGAAGCCCCCGACGGAGACATGCCCTACCTCCTCGCCTACTCCCTCGGCGACGGCGAGAACGGGCCGGAGGGCTCCTCGGAAGCCGTCACCCAGCTGCTGCGCGACAACGGCCTGCCCGTCGGCGACAAGCTCGTCGACGGCTCCCGGAACCCGAGCCTGCCGCTCACCCTCCTCGTCGAGGCGGGACAGGCCGTCGTCAACATGCCGCACCTCAACGCCCAGTGCATCGTGCCGCCGGAGTGGCTCGCCGCCGTCGGCGAACGCGGCTACGCCTACTTCCTGTTCGCCACCCGCGCCTGGCCCGAAGCCGTGCCCGGCCGTCCCGTCGCACCCGAGAGCCTGACCGCGTTCGCCGGCGACGAGGAGACCTTGACCAGCGCCGCGCACATTCTGCTGCCGGCGCGCAGCCTGCGCGGCTGA
- a CDS encoding tyrosinase family oxidase copper chaperone — MAPQSPVGSASSADPDDRSRRYVMRGMVALVVAAAAIPVVAASRPPGADDTVADPRDTPDTFEETYRGRLIRGTWAGTGRAADDAGEWQVTVDGRPLHLMRRADGTYLSMVDHYQSYATPLAAARAAVDELGPKEHLRAMGMSRDEGGRSADGGHRGVHA, encoded by the coding sequence GTGGCTCCGCAGAGCCCGGTGGGGTCCGCATCTTCGGCCGATCCCGACGACAGAAGCCGCCGGTACGTGATGCGCGGGATGGTGGCGCTGGTCGTCGCCGCGGCCGCGATCCCGGTCGTCGCGGCGTCGCGGCCGCCGGGCGCCGACGACACCGTGGCCGACCCGCGCGACACACCGGACACCTTCGAGGAGACCTACCGCGGCCGCCTCATCCGCGGCACCTGGGCGGGCACGGGCCGGGCCGCGGATGACGCCGGGGAATGGCAGGTCACCGTGGACGGGCGGCCGCTGCATCTGATGCGCCGTGCGGACGGCACCTACCTGAGCATGGTGGACCACTACCAGTCGTACGCGACCCCGCTCGCCGCCGCGCGCGCCGCCGTCGACGAACTGGGGCCCAAGGAACATCTGCGGGCCATGGGCATGAGCAGGGACGAGGGCGGCCGTTCCGCGGACGGGGGGCACCGTGGCGTACACGCGTAA
- a CDS encoding tyrosinase family protein, which produces MAYTRKDVSTLTRAERRRFVGAMLEIKRRGEYDDFVRMHIDYYVSDGDGGLRAAHMAPSFLPWHRKFLLELERALRRVDSGVSVPYWDWTRDRTPSSAPWTKDLLGGNGRRSDHRVMTGPFAYGNGKWTIKEGVTDVDFLTRDFGHPQDPLELPTRTELARALNDSVYDTSPWDSTSTKGFRNRLEGWGRGSGSGAWGNHNRVHRWVGGHMLGGASVNDPVFWLHHAFVDLQWSLWQRRHRGARYLPANPPGPGSSQYERIVARHQGMPPWNVTPDQMEDVGRIYRYA; this is translated from the coding sequence GTGGCGTACACGCGTAAGGACGTCAGCACGCTGACCCGCGCGGAACGGCGGCGGTTCGTCGGCGCGATGCTGGAGATCAAACGCCGTGGCGAGTACGACGACTTCGTGCGGATGCACATCGACTACTACGTCTCCGACGGCGACGGTGGACTGCGCGCGGCCCACATGGCGCCGTCCTTCCTGCCCTGGCACCGCAAGTTCCTGCTGGAGCTGGAGCGGGCGCTGCGGCGCGTCGACTCCGGGGTGAGCGTGCCGTACTGGGACTGGACGCGGGACCGGACGCCGTCCAGCGCCCCGTGGACCAAGGACCTGCTCGGCGGCAACGGGCGGCGCTCCGACCACCGGGTCATGACCGGCCCCTTCGCGTACGGCAACGGGAAGTGGACGATCAAGGAAGGGGTGACCGACGTCGATTTCCTCACCCGGGACTTCGGCCACCCCCAGGACCCGCTCGAACTGCCCACCCGCACCGAGCTGGCCCGGGCCCTGAACGATTCCGTCTACGACACCTCGCCGTGGGACTCCACCTCCACCAAGGGGTTCCGGAACCGGCTCGAAGGGTGGGGCCGGGGGAGCGGCAGCGGTGCATGGGGCAACCACAACCGCGTCCACCGCTGGGTCGGCGGCCATATGCTCGGCGGCGCCTCGGTCAACGATCCCGTCTTCTGGCTGCACCACGCCTTCGTCGACCTTCAGTGGTCGCTGTGGCAGCGGCGCCACCGGGGCGCGCGCTATCTGCCCGCGAACCCGCCGGGCCCCGGCAGCTCGCAGTACGAGCGGATCGTCGCGCGGCACCAGGGAATGCCGCCGTGGAACGTGACGCCGGATCAGATGGAGGACGTCGGCCGGATCTACCGCTACGCCTAG
- a CDS encoding chaplin, translating into MSRIAKAAAVALGTGAVVLSGAGLAMADAGAQGEAVGSPGVLSGNVVQVPIHIPVNVCGNTVSVIGLLNPAFGNTCVNDGGGKPSHPGHHGPSGYGYGG; encoded by the coding sequence ATGTCTCGCATCGCGAAGGCAGCCGCTGTCGCGCTCGGCACGGGTGCCGTGGTGCTCAGCGGGGCCGGCCTGGCCATGGCGGACGCGGGTGCTCAGGGCGAGGCCGTCGGCTCGCCCGGCGTCCTGTCGGGCAACGTCGTCCAGGTCCCGATCCACATCCCGGTCAACGTGTGCGGGAACACCGTCAGCGTCATCGGCCTGCTCAACCCGGCCTTCGGCAACACCTGCGTCAACGACGGTGGCGGCAAGCCCAGCCACCCGGGTCACCACGGCCCCTCGGGCTACGGCTACGGCGGCTGA
- a CDS encoding DUF2087 domain-containing protein has product MATDQLIRLFAEERRVRAFAAVALGADTPEKVMERSGLSPKEAAAALRKLRDQQVIQAAGDGGLTVAYAHLRELARDSAAQPPAENHGSGDERTETVLRTFVREGRLVRLPAQWQRKLVVLRHIAERTFEPGVEYPERTVNEKLRAWCEDAPVDHVTLRRYLVDLHHLKRQYGFYWVPNGAA; this is encoded by the coding sequence ATGGCAACCGACCAATTGATCCGTCTGTTCGCCGAGGAGCGCCGGGTCCGCGCCTTCGCCGCCGTGGCCCTCGGCGCGGACACACCCGAGAAGGTCATGGAGCGGTCCGGGCTGTCCCCGAAGGAGGCCGCGGCGGCGCTGCGGAAGCTCCGGGACCAGCAGGTGATTCAGGCAGCGGGCGACGGCGGACTGACCGTCGCCTACGCACACCTCCGCGAGCTGGCCCGGGACAGTGCCGCGCAGCCACCCGCGGAGAACCACGGCTCCGGCGACGAGCGGACCGAGACGGTCCTGCGGACCTTCGTGCGGGAGGGCCGCCTCGTCCGGCTGCCCGCCCAGTGGCAGCGCAAGCTGGTCGTCCTGCGGCACATCGCCGAGCGGACCTTCGAACCGGGCGTCGAGTATCCGGAGCGCACCGTCAACGAGAAGCTGCGCGCCTGGTGCGAGGACGCACCGGTGGACCATGTGACGCTACGGCGGTATCTCGTGGACCTGCACCATCTGAAGCGGCAGTACGGCTTCTACTGGGTGCCCAACGGGGCGGCTTGA
- a CDS encoding D-2-hydroxyacid dehydrogenase family protein, whose amino-acid sequence MQLRCAVLDDFQNVATEIADWSPVADDVEVVSFGTHFADEDALAVALADFDIVVTLRERVPFPASLLARLPRLKLLIASGMRNSVIDYAAAEEHGVTVCGTPSSSTPPVELTWALLLGLARGVVTENDALRAGGPWQTTVGADLHGRTLGLLGLGKIGSRVAQVGLAFGMHVSAWSQNLTKERAEEAGAELAASKEELLASSDFVSVHLALSDRTRGLIGSAELALLKPTAYLVNTSRAAIVDQDALLAALHDGRIAGAGIDVFDIEPLPADHPMRSAPRLLATPHLGYVSRANYETYYGAAVENIRAYLAGAPVRLLS is encoded by the coding sequence ATGCAACTTCGCTGCGCCGTGCTCGACGACTTTCAGAACGTCGCGACCGAGATCGCCGACTGGTCACCGGTGGCGGACGACGTGGAAGTCGTCAGCTTCGGGACGCACTTCGCGGACGAGGACGCGCTGGCCGTCGCGCTCGCGGACTTCGACATCGTCGTCACCCTGCGCGAGCGGGTCCCCTTCCCCGCCTCGCTGCTGGCCCGGCTGCCCCGTCTGAAGCTGCTGATCGCCTCCGGGATGCGCAACTCGGTGATCGACTACGCGGCAGCCGAGGAACACGGCGTGACCGTGTGCGGGACCCCGAGTTCCTCCACGCCCCCGGTCGAGCTGACCTGGGCGCTGCTGCTCGGCCTCGCCCGGGGCGTCGTCACCGAGAACGACGCGCTGCGTGCGGGCGGCCCCTGGCAGACCACCGTCGGCGCCGATCTGCACGGCCGCACGCTCGGGCTGCTCGGACTCGGGAAGATCGGCAGCCGGGTGGCACAGGTGGGCCTCGCCTTCGGCATGCACGTCAGCGCGTGGAGCCAGAACCTGACCAAGGAGCGCGCCGAAGAAGCCGGAGCGGAACTGGCCGCCTCCAAGGAGGAGTTGCTCGCGAGCAGCGACTTCGTCTCCGTGCACCTCGCGCTCAGCGACCGCACCCGTGGCCTGATCGGCTCCGCCGAGCTGGCGCTGCTCAAGCCGACCGCCTACCTCGTCAACACCTCGCGCGCGGCGATCGTCGACCAGGACGCACTGCTCGCGGCGCTGCACGACGGCCGGATCGCCGGAGCGGGCATCGACGTGTTCGACATCGAGCCGCTCCCGGCCGACCACCCGATGCGCTCGGCCCCCCGCCTGCTCGCGACCCCGCATCTGGGCTATGTGTCGCGGGCGAACTACGAGACGTACTACGGCGCGGCGGTGGAGAACATCCGGGCCTACCTCGCGGGCGCTCCCGTACGTCTCCTCAGCTGA
- a CDS encoding YcnI family protein — protein sequence MSSTRITLRRAGLVAALTTAGVLTAAGTAFAHVTVHPGSYAKGATDGVLTFRVPNEEDTASTTKVQIFLPTDHPVLGVLVTPEEGWTAKVTTTKLKTPVKTDDGTITDAVSEVTWTGGRIRHGEYQDFNVAFGQLPDNADELTFKTLQTYSDGKVARWIEEEKGGEEPENPAPVLKLTAKSADSDSGSGSDSGSGSDSASGSSPAAKSPVASSDSGSDSTARGLGIAGLVVGVLGLIAAGVAIARGRGARS from the coding sequence ATGTCCTCGACACGCATCACCCTGCGCCGAGCCGGTCTCGTCGCCGCCCTCACCACTGCCGGGGTCCTGACCGCCGCCGGTACCGCCTTCGCGCACGTGACGGTCCACCCCGGCAGCTACGCCAAGGGCGCCACGGACGGCGTCCTGACCTTCCGGGTTCCCAACGAGGAGGACACCGCCAGCACCACGAAGGTGCAGATCTTCCTGCCGACGGACCATCCGGTTCTCGGCGTGCTGGTCACGCCCGAGGAGGGCTGGACGGCGAAGGTGACGACCACGAAGCTCAAGACCCCCGTCAAGACCGACGACGGCACGATCACCGACGCCGTCTCGGAGGTCACCTGGACCGGCGGGCGGATCCGGCACGGCGAGTACCAGGACTTCAACGTCGCCTTCGGTCAACTCCCGGACAACGCCGATGAGTTGACGTTCAAGACGCTGCAGACCTACTCGGACGGCAAGGTCGCCCGCTGGATCGAGGAGGAGAAGGGCGGGGAGGAGCCGGAGAACCCGGCACCGGTGCTCAAGCTCACCGCCAAGTCCGCCGATTCCGACTCCGGTTCGGGTTCCGATTCCGGTTCGGGCTCCGACTCCGCGTCGGGTTCGAGCCCGGCGGCCAAGAGCCCGGTGGCGAGCAGCGACTCCGGCAGTGACTCGACGGCTCGTGGCCTGGGCATCGCCGGCCTCGTCGTGGGTGTCCTCGGCCTGATCGCGGCCGGCGTCGCCATCGCACGTGGCCGGGGCGCCCGCTCCTAG
- a CDS encoding Cys-Gln thioester bond-forming surface protein, which yields MFSSFSAWSARRRAAGRLAAATLASGLVAAGALATAGPAVADETPQNQGGATATIGGLKTYGAAVIHDNGTDQQVSAGLFEMSVDNGGMLQTYCIDIHNPTQKDAKYQETPWSGTSLNGNADAGRIRWILQNSYPQVNDLASLAQKAGTSGLTEQDAAAGTQVAIWRYSDGADVDAVSPRAEKLADYLQKSARSLAEPRASLTLDPPAVSGHAGEKLGPVTVHTNASSVTVTPPADAVAEGVKIVDKRGKAITSAKNGSALYFDVPKDSADGSAALTVQASTTVPVGRAFASETRSQTQILAGSSESTVSATATATWAAKGAIPALSAEKNCAKGGVDITAANEGDKAFTFELMGIEHTIEAGKSQTVTIPLQEDQAYDFTIKGPDGFEKRFKGVLDCRTQGSAGGDATQILSEPSPATVGGTSTGDTDLAETGSSSVTPIIASVAIGLVVIGGAALLFVRQKKAPAQD from the coding sequence GTGTTTTCTTCGTTCTCTGCGTGGTCCGCGCGCAGGCGAGCGGCCGGCCGCCTCGCCGCCGCGACGTTGGCGTCCGGGCTCGTGGCCGCCGGTGCGTTGGCCACCGCGGGCCCGGCCGTCGCCGACGAGACCCCGCAGAACCAGGGCGGCGCGACCGCCACCATAGGCGGCCTGAAGACGTACGGGGCCGCCGTGATCCACGACAACGGCACGGACCAGCAGGTGTCGGCGGGCCTGTTCGAGATGTCCGTCGACAACGGCGGGATGCTGCAGACCTACTGCATCGACATCCACAACCCGACGCAGAAGGACGCCAAGTACCAGGAGACCCCCTGGAGCGGCACGTCGCTGAACGGCAACGCGGACGCGGGCAGGATCCGCTGGATCCTGCAGAACTCCTACCCGCAGGTGAACGACCTCGCCTCGCTGGCGCAGAAGGCGGGCACCAGCGGCCTCACCGAGCAGGACGCGGCGGCCGGCACGCAGGTGGCGATCTGGCGGTACTCGGACGGCGCCGACGTCGACGCGGTGAGCCCGCGGGCCGAGAAGCTCGCGGACTACCTGCAGAAGAGCGCGCGAAGCCTCGCCGAGCCCAGGGCCTCACTGACCCTCGACCCGCCCGCGGTCTCCGGCCACGCCGGCGAGAAGCTCGGCCCGGTCACGGTGCACACCAACGCGAGCAGCGTGACGGTGACGCCGCCCGCGGACGCCGTAGCCGAAGGGGTGAAGATCGTCGACAAGAGGGGCAAGGCGATCACCTCTGCGAAGAACGGCAGTGCCCTGTACTTCGACGTACCGAAGGACAGCGCGGACGGTTCCGCCGCGCTGACGGTGCAGGCCTCGACGACCGTGCCGGTCGGCCGTGCCTTCGCCTCGGAGACCCGTAGCCAGACGCAGATCCTCGCGGGCTCCAGCGAATCGACGGTCTCCGCGACGGCGACCGCCACCTGGGCCGCCAAGGGTGCGATACCGGCGCTCTCGGCCGAGAAGAACTGTGCCAAGGGCGGCGTGGACATCACGGCGGCCAACGAAGGCGACAAGGCGTTCACCTTCGAGCTGATGGGGATCGAGCACACCATCGAGGCGGGCAAGTCCCAGACGGTCACGATCCCGCTCCAGGAGGACCAGGCCTACGACTTCACGATCAAGGGGCCGGACGGATTCGAGAAGCGCTTCAAGGGCGTCCTCGACTGCCGGACGCAGGGCAGCGCGGGCGGCGACGCGACCCAGATCCTGAGCGAGCCGAGCCCGGCGACGGTGGGCGGCACCTCCACCGGGGACACCGACCTCGCCGAGACCGGCAGTTCCAGCGTGACCCCGATCATCGCGAGCGTGGCCATCGGCCTGGTCGTCATCGGCGGCGCGGCGCTGCTCTTCGTCCGCCAGAAGAAGGCGCCCGCACAGGACTGA
- a CDS encoding single-stranded DNA-binding protein — MHETMVCVVGNVATQPVYKELASGASARFRLAVTARYWDREKNTWTDGHTNFFTVWARRSLATNVGASVSVGDPVVVHGRLKVRTEQRDGQSWTSADVDAVAIGHDLSRGTSAFRRASKGDTAAVASTPRPEPSWETDPQDQPGSAAQQQPEPAGVT; from the coding sequence ATGCACGAGACGATGGTGTGCGTGGTGGGGAACGTGGCTACGCAGCCGGTGTACAAGGAGTTGGCGAGCGGAGCGTCGGCGAGGTTCCGGCTGGCGGTCACGGCGCGGTACTGGGACCGCGAGAAGAACACCTGGACGGACGGCCACACCAACTTCTTCACGGTGTGGGCCCGGCGGTCGCTCGCCACGAACGTGGGGGCTTCGGTGTCCGTGGGCGATCCGGTGGTCGTCCACGGCCGGCTGAAGGTCCGCACCGAGCAGCGCGACGGCCAGAGCTGGACGTCGGCGGACGTCGACGCGGTGGCGATCGGACACGACCTGTCGCGGGGTACGTCCGCGTTCCGGCGGGCGTCCAAGGGGGATACGGCGGCGGTGGCCTCGACACCCCGGCCGGAGCCGAGTTGGGAGACGGACCCGCAGGATCAGCCCGGCTCGGCGGCCCAACAGCAGCCGGAGCCAGCCGGAGTGACGTGA
- a CDS encoding GTPase has translation MLTEGASSEGEDSGGEGCEGAGCDGQGCDGDGCDDTRDREDGGHARAEGDSGHARVKDETKSPHAASPAQDAPARTEPEPAPESAWDDGLIARRVSETATQAEAVPSVAADTRSSTAQVVPPLAYDGPLRSRLDALRELVGLSRTRLDSRTLAEAGRVLDEAAARRRLSGQHTVVAIAGATGSGKSQLFNALAGVAISETGVRRPTTAAPIACSWSDGAATLIDRLGIPGRLRRRPLQSAEAEAQLRGLVLIDLPDHDSAAVQHREQVDRVLALVDAVIWVVDPEKYADAVLHERYLRPMAGHAEVTFVVLNQVDRLPGEAADQVLDDLRRLLDEDGIALGEYGEPGATVLALSALTGDGIGELRESLGQFLAERGAAARRISADLDAAAARLRPVYATGRRTGLSEEARAEFADRLADAVGATAAGEAAERAWLRNANRACGTPWLRLWRWYEDRREPPTGRLAVRAPADEEATARQRVEQAVRSVADRAARGLPTPWAQAVREAAVRGAQGLPEALDEMAVRATTPVGRPPRPGWWPVAVLAQASMTILQVLGGLWLVAQIVGVMSPNLGVPVLLMATGIIGGPAVEWSSRMAARGPARRYGLEAERRLREAAAGCGRARVLDPVAAELLRYREVREQYGRVTGVSAPVG, from the coding sequence ATGCTCACCGAAGGCGCGTCCTCCGAAGGAGAGGATTCCGGAGGAGAGGGGTGCGAAGGAGCGGGTTGCGACGGACAGGGATGCGATGGAGACGGTTGCGACGACACCCGCGACCGCGAAGACGGCGGGCACGCGCGCGCAGAGGGCGATTCCGGGCACGCGCGCGTGAAGGACGAAACGAAGTCGCCCCACGCCGCTTCCCCGGCCCAGGACGCACCGGCCCGTACGGAGCCCGAGCCCGCCCCCGAATCCGCCTGGGACGACGGGCTCATCGCGCGCCGCGTCTCCGAGACGGCCACCCAGGCGGAAGCCGTGCCGAGCGTGGCCGCGGACACCAGGTCCTCCACCGCGCAGGTCGTGCCCCCTCTCGCGTACGACGGACCCCTGCGGTCGCGGCTCGACGCGCTGCGCGAGCTGGTGGGGCTGTCCCGTACCCGGCTCGACAGCAGGACGCTCGCCGAGGCGGGCCGGGTCCTCGACGAGGCGGCGGCGCGCCGCAGGCTGTCGGGGCAGCACACGGTCGTCGCCATCGCGGGCGCCACGGGCAGCGGCAAGTCGCAGCTCTTCAACGCGCTTGCCGGGGTGGCGATTTCGGAGACGGGGGTACGCAGGCCGACGACCGCGGCGCCCATCGCGTGCAGTTGGAGCGACGGCGCGGCGACGCTCATCGACCGGCTCGGCATCCCGGGCCGGCTGCGCAGGCGTCCGCTGCAGAGCGCGGAGGCGGAGGCGCAGTTGCGCGGGCTGGTCCTGATCGACCTGCCCGACCACGACTCGGCGGCCGTCCAGCACCGCGAGCAGGTGGACCGCGTCCTGGCGCTGGTCGACGCGGTCATCTGGGTCGTGGACCCCGAGAAGTACGCGGACGCCGTCCTTCACGAGCGCTATCTGCGGCCCATGGCGGGGCACGCGGAGGTCACCTTCGTAGTCCTCAATCAGGTGGACCGGCTGCCCGGTGAGGCCGCCGACCAGGTCCTCGACGATCTGCGCAGGCTGCTCGACGAGGACGGCATCGCGCTCGGCGAGTACGGCGAACCGGGCGCGACCGTGCTCGCGCTGTCCGCGCTCACCGGCGACGGCATCGGCGAACTGCGCGAGTCGCTGGGCCAGTTCCTGGCCGAGCGGGGTGCTGCGGCCCGTCGTATCTCCGCCGACCTGGACGCGGCCGCGGCGCGGCTGCGGCCCGTCTACGCGACCGGGCGCCGGACCGGTCTCAGCGAGGAGGCCCGCGCCGAGTTCGCGGACCGGCTCGCGGACGCCGTCGGCGCCACCGCGGCGGGCGAGGCGGCGGAGCGCGCGTGGCTGCGCAACGCCAACCGGGCATGTGGCACCCCCTGGCTGCGGCTGTGGCGGTGGTACGAGGACCGGCGCGAGCCTCCGACGGGGCGGCTGGCCGTGCGGGCGCCCGCGGACGAGGAGGCCACGGCCCGGCAGCGTGTCGAGCAGGCCGTGCGTTCGGTGGCGGACCGCGCGGCCCGCGGGCTCCCGACGCCGTGGGCGCAGGCGGTGCGCGAGGCGGCGGTCCGCGGGGCGCAGGGGCTGCCCGAGGCGCTGGACGAGATGGCGGTGCGCGCCACGACACCGGTGGGGCGGCCGCCGCGGCCCGGCTGGTGGCCGGTCGCCGTCCTCGCGCAGGCGTCGATGACCATCCTGCAAGTCCTCGGCGGACTGTGGCTGGTGGCGCAGATCGTCGGGGTCATGTCGCCGAATCTCGGGGTGCCGGTACTGCTGATGGCGACGGGCATCATCGGCGGTCCGGCGGTCGAGTGGAGCAGCAGGATGGCGGCGCGCGGGCCCGCACGGCGGTACGGGCTGGAGGCGGAACGGCGGCTGCGCGAGGCCGCGGCCGGCTGCGGACGGGCGCGGGTCCTGGATCCGGTGGCGGCGGAGCTGCTGCGGTATCGGGAGGTACGGGAGCAGTACGGACGGGTCACGGGGGTGTCCGCACCCGTCGGATGA
- a CDS encoding dynamin family protein, giving the protein MVTLDVRPQLLDALSALRDRVAAARFPLPLPGAPRARANRDELLAQLDDYLVPRLKEPEAPLLAVIGGSTGAGKSTLVNSLVGRRVSEAGVLRPTTRTPVLVCHPEDHHWFSGMRVLPHLTRVWVPHQEPGDDLHPLTDRGERVLRIETADTLPRGLALLDAPDIDSLVADNRVLAAELICAADIWVMVTTAARYADAVPWHLLRTAKEYKATLVTVLDRVPHQVVSEVSRQYGALLAKAGLGEVPRFTVPELPESAWGGGLLPATAVAPLRTWLTHQTQDPGARHEAMARTAHGILDSLRARMPELAGAAAAQHAAAMRLTAAVEGAYDSEHARLKGRLQAGAVLSGDALKRWRAYPLDCSAGELLDALVESLSALLLCAVTAADERVDEAWRREPAAGAPELTGRDPAPESAEHRIGMAVRRWRRVLEEYAEEEVRDLDKGAAPDTDVVAALVATALLGGRRARSAGEGLAERIGAHGALRLRDRGGRLLTDYLDKALHTERERRLAPLDALDVHPEPQSELIAALSVLQKER; this is encoded by the coding sequence GTGGTGACCTTGGACGTACGGCCTCAGCTGCTCGACGCACTTTCCGCCCTGCGCGACCGTGTCGCCGCCGCACGCTTTCCGCTGCCCCTGCCAGGGGCTCCACGCGCGCGTGCCAACCGCGACGAACTGCTCGCACAGCTCGACGACTATTTGGTGCCCCGGCTGAAGGAGCCCGAAGCGCCCCTCCTGGCCGTGATCGGCGGCTCCACGGGAGCCGGCAAGTCGACGCTGGTCAACTCCCTTGTGGGGCGGCGGGTCAGCGAGGCGGGCGTGCTGCGGCCCACGACACGGACACCGGTGCTGGTGTGCCATCCGGAGGACCATCACTGGTTCAGCGGGATGCGGGTGCTGCCCCACCTCACCCGCGTATGGGTGCCCCATCAGGAGCCGGGTGACGACCTGCATCCGCTCACCGACCGCGGCGAGCGGGTACTGCGGATCGAGACCGCCGACACCCTGCCCCGCGGCCTCGCCCTCCTCGACGCGCCCGACATCGACTCCCTGGTGGCCGACAATCGGGTGCTCGCCGCCGAGCTGATCTGCGCGGCCGACATCTGGGTGATGGTCACCACGGCCGCACGGTACGCCGACGCCGTGCCGTGGCACCTGCTGCGTACGGCGAAGGAGTACAAGGCGACCCTGGTCACCGTGCTCGACCGGGTACCGCACCAGGTGGTGTCGGAGGTGTCCCGGCAGTACGGCGCCCTGCTCGCCAAGGCCGGTCTGGGCGAGGTGCCCCGCTTCACCGTCCCCGAGCTGCCCGAGTCCGCCTGGGGCGGCGGGCTGCTGCCCGCGACCGCCGTCGCACCGCTGCGCACCTGGCTCACGCACCAGACGCAGGACCCGGGAGCCCGGCACGAGGCGATGGCCCGTACGGCGCACGGAATCCTCGACTCGCTGCGCGCGCGCATGCCCGAACTGGCCGGCGCCGCGGCCGCGCAGCACGCGGCGGCCATGCGGCTCACCGCAGCCGTCGAGGGCGCCTACGACAGCGAGCACGCGCGCCTGAAGGGGCGTCTGCAGGCCGGGGCCGTGCTCTCCGGAGACGCACTGAAGCGGTGGCGCGCCTACCCGCTCGACTGCTCCGCCGGCGAACTGCTCGACGCCCTTGTCGAGAGCCTGAGCGCGCTGCTGTTGTGCGCCGTCACGGCTGCCGACGAGCGCGTGGACGAGGCCTGGCGGCGCGAACCGGCAGCGGGCGCCCCGGAGCTGACCGGCCGTGACCCGGCGCCCGAGAGCGCCGAGCACCGGATCGGGATGGCCGTACGGCGCTGGCGGCGCGTCCTTGAGGAGTACGCCGAGGAAGAGGTGCGCGACCTCGACAAGGGCGCCGCCCCGGACACGGACGTGGTCGCCGCCCTGGTGGCCACCGCACTGCTGGGCGGGCGCCGGGCGCGCAGCGCGGGCGAAGGGCTCGCGGAGCGCATCGGCGCACACGGCGCCCTGCGGCTGCGCGACCGCGGCGGACGGCTGCTCACCGACTACCTCGACAAGGCGCTGCACACCGAGCGCGAGCGCCGCCTCGCCCCGCTCGACGCACTCGACGTACACCCAGAACCCCAGTCCGAACTCATCGCCGCGCTGTCCGTACTGCAGAAGGAGAGGTGA